A window of Novosphingobium terrae contains these coding sequences:
- a CDS encoding glycoside hydrolase family 27 protein, with translation MRRPVRRALASLAALSAVLAGVAAHAAAAQVWYFADSPTYPGVRLLEIGEDGATVTSDWYGTMPAQNVRRNAQGFEFDLGNLNDNARPVRHWVAAVQGDQLTLTGDIWTSHVVQSARPATPQEQKRYRFTPTSLPPLTDLAVDGQAATPPMGWSSWNRFAENIDDKTVREIADAMVATGLRDAGYTYVNIDDGWQGERGADGILRPNAKFPDMKGLADYVHARGLKLGIYSSPGPKTCAGFTGSYGHVAQDARTFAAWGVDYLKYDLCSGEWFYRSQDEVRRGYQEMGAALKATGRSIVYSLCEYGRVDVATWGRKAGGHLWRTTGDITDDFASMTAIGLDRNPRFPAGGPGGWNDPDMLEVGNGGMSAVEYRAHMALWAMSSAPLLMGHDVRAMSAETKEILENKDVIAIDQDRLGVPGHRLRSAGQAEVWSRPLADGGHALALFNRGEQAVTLHLTPAETAQQTMALDVWAQRRVSTGDGFVLPAHGSVLLRFATGLGVSAD, from the coding sequence ATGCGCAGGCCGGTTCGCCGTGCCCTGGCTTCTTTGGCTGCGCTTTCTGCTGTGCTGGCGGGGGTGGCGGCTCATGCGGCGGCGGCGCAGGTCTGGTATTTCGCCGATAGTCCGACTTATCCCGGCGTCCGCTTGCTGGAGATCGGGGAGGACGGCGCGACCGTCACCAGCGACTGGTATGGCACGATGCCGGCGCAGAATGTGCGCCGCAATGCGCAGGGCTTCGAGTTCGATCTGGGCAATCTCAACGACAATGCGCGCCCGGTGAGGCATTGGGTGGCTGCTGTTCAGGGCGATCAACTGACGCTGACGGGGGACATCTGGACCTCGCATGTGGTGCAATCGGCGAGGCCTGCCACGCCGCAGGAGCAAAAGCGCTATCGCTTTACGCCCACCAGCCTGCCGCCGCTGACCGATCTGGCTGTGGATGGGCAGGCTGCCACCCCGCCCATGGGATGGAGCAGCTGGAATCGTTTTGCCGAAAACATCGATGACAAGACGGTGCGTGAAATCGCCGATGCGATGGTTGCCACGGGCCTGCGCGATGCAGGCTATACGTATGTCAACATTGACGATGGTTGGCAGGGCGAGCGGGGCGCGGATGGCATCTTGCGGCCCAATGCCAAGTTTCCGGATATGAAGGGGCTGGCCGATTACGTCCATGCACGGGGGCTGAAGCTGGGGATCTATTCCTCGCCGGGGCCGAAAACCTGCGCCGGTTTCACGGGCAGCTATGGCCATGTGGCGCAGGATGCCCGGACCTTTGCCGCCTGGGGCGTGGATTATCTGAAGTACGACCTGTGTTCCGGCGAGTGGTTCTATCGCTCTCAGGATGAGGTGCGGCGTGGCTATCAGGAGATGGGAGCGGCCCTGAAAGCCACGGGGCGCAGCATCGTATACAGTCTTTGTGAGTATGGCCGGGTCGATGTCGCGACATGGGGGCGCAAGGCCGGGGGCCATTTGTGGCGCACCACGGGCGACATCACCGATGACTTTGCCTCGATGACGGCGATCGGTCTCGACCGCAATCCACGCTTCCCCGCTGGAGGGCCTGGTGGGTGGAACGATCCCGATATGCTGGAGGTCGGTAACGGCGGCATGAGCGCTGTGGAATATCGCGCGCATATGGCCCTGTGGGCGATGTCCTCGGCGCCTTTGCTGATGGGGCATGATGTGCGCGCCATGAGTGCCGAGACGAAGGAAATTCTGGAAAACAAGGATGTTATTGCTATCGATCAGGATCGCCTTGGCGTGCCGGGCCATCGCTTGCGCAGCGCGGGGCAGGCAGAAGTCTGGTCGAGGCCCCTGGCGGATGGCGGACACGCTCTGGCACTGTTCAACCGGGGTGAGCAGGCCGTGACATTGCATCTGACGCCTGCGGAAACCGCGCAGCAAACCATGGCGCTGGACGTATGGGCGCAGCGGAGGGTGAGTACGGGCGATGGCTTCGTGCTGCCCGCGCATGGCAGTGTGCTGTTGCGCTTTGCCACCGGTCTGGGGGTCTCTGCGGACTGA
- a CDS encoding S9 family peptidase: MRKPSSLALSATLALVLAGGLSAPSVDAATPRHSRPHAMPRAATPAVLPAPVLPPLALRYGTALHLLNEGAGSLLIDANLSPSFTHDGAGLLYRKGGLASRRYLYLDLTTQQEREIANQADLARAFAQAGNPALPPEKLRIEDADFDAHAGLLTFKAMDKSWQYDGKTVSAAQHAEPDPAQGLLSPDGRWRVVYRHYNLYAVDVQSGHEVPLTTDGTREEPYGREIAPLMDIIKQNTEEPALPVSAQWSPDSRYLLSWRLDTRGVEPLSITQQSPVGSFTPHTFHYIYPLAGAKMLPLARRMVVDVEAAMKKGKARIVPIDMPAEALLYPAAPDLGWEAGRPRMTWTERGYGRQVVYAADPETGATTVLAEDAVTPVVTVTSSALIPAPQLHGELAISERSGWAQLYLVRPDAPKAGTPLTRGNWEVLSVDHIAPDGHDLIVTGVGREASRNPYWRSLYRVTLDGSAPLELTPEPLDHDASVSEDGRWIVDAMSSPATPTRTVLRDGKTGAILRELGTADDSAWKAAGYADPELFQGVAADGKTPIQGMILRPAHLDPALHYPVIDNVYTGPTTTDVPASFADAHRVSGNALAQLGAIVVMIDGRGTSRRGQAFRLPAFQNLGEVGLDDHIALIRQMAARYPYIDTSRVGVYGGSAGGYDAARFMLRRPEFFKVGIASSGNHELRLDKAWWPEVSMGLADDATWERKSNLSVAGNLKGKLLLVHGDIDDNVPITASFRLEKALIDAGKDVDMVVLPNTRHAVYQPYYWKKFLDYFTLNLLGETPPALPYTPTASHS; this comes from the coding sequence TTGCGAAAGCCCTCTTCCCTCGCCTTGTCCGCAACGCTCGCCCTGGTTCTGGCCGGGGGGCTGAGTGCCCCTTCCGTCGATGCGGCCACCCCCCGCCACAGCCGCCCGCACGCCATGCCGCGCGCCGCCACGCCGGCGGTCTTGCCCGCTCCGGTGCTGCCGCCGCTCGCGCTGCGCTATGGCACGGCGCTGCATCTGTTGAACGAGGGCGCGGGCTCCCTGTTGATCGATGCCAATCTGTCGCCCTCCTTCACCCATGACGGCGCAGGGCTGCTCTATCGCAAGGGCGGGCTCGCCAGCCGCCGCTATCTCTATCTCGACCTGACCACGCAGCAGGAGCGCGAGATCGCCAATCAGGCCGATCTGGCCCGCGCTTTCGCGCAAGCCGGGAACCCCGCGCTGCCCCCCGAAAAGCTGCGCATCGAGGATGCCGATTTCGACGCTCACGCCGGTCTGCTCACCTTCAAGGCGATGGACAAGAGCTGGCAATATGACGGCAAGACCGTCAGCGCCGCCCAGCACGCAGAACCCGATCCGGCGCAGGGCCTGCTCTCACCCGATGGACGCTGGCGCGTCGTCTACCGGCATTACAACCTCTATGCCGTGGACGTGCAGTCCGGCCACGAAGTGCCGCTGACCACCGATGGCACGCGTGAGGAACCCTATGGGCGCGAGATCGCCCCCCTGATGGACATCATCAAGCAGAACACCGAGGAGCCCGCGCTGCCCGTCTCGGCGCAATGGTCGCCAGACAGCCGCTATCTGCTCAGCTGGCGTCTGGATACGCGCGGCGTCGAACCGCTCTCCATCACCCAGCAGAGCCCGGTGGGCAGCTTCACGCCGCATACATTCCACTACATCTACCCGTTGGCCGGGGCGAAGATGCTGCCGCTGGCCCGGCGCATGGTGGTGGATGTGGAGGCTGCCATGAAGAAGGGCAAGGCACGTATCGTCCCCATCGATATGCCTGCCGAGGCGCTGCTCTATCCCGCCGCGCCCGATCTGGGCTGGGAAGCTGGCCGCCCGCGCATGACCTGGACCGAGCGCGGCTATGGCCGACAGGTGGTGTACGCGGCCGATCCCGAAACCGGCGCCACCACGGTGCTGGCCGAGGATGCCGTTACGCCGGTGGTCACGGTGACCTCCTCGGCGCTGATCCCGGCCCCCCAGCTTCATGGCGAGCTGGCCATTTCCGAAAGGTCCGGCTGGGCGCAGCTCTATCTGGTGCGCCCCGATGCGCCAAAGGCCGGCACGCCGCTGACCAGGGGCAATTGGGAGGTGCTTTCGGTCGATCACATCGCGCCGGATGGCCATGATCTGATCGTGACCGGCGTGGGGCGCGAGGCCAGTCGCAACCCCTATTGGCGCTCGCTCTACCGCGTGACGCTGGACGGCAGCGCGCCGCTGGAACTCACCCCCGAACCGCTCGACCATGATGCCAGCGTCTCGGAGGACGGGCGCTGGATCGTGGACGCCATGTCCAGCCCCGCCACCCCCACGCGCACCGTGCTGCGCGACGGCAAGACCGGCGCCATCCTGCGCGAGCTGGGCACCGCCGACGACAGCGCATGGAAAGCCGCCGGTTACGCCGATCCGGAGCTGTTTCAGGGCGTGGCGGCAGACGGCAAAACGCCCATTCAGGGCATGATCCTGCGCCCGGCGCATCTGGACCCTGCGCTGCATTATCCGGTGATCGACAATGTCTACACCGGCCCCACCACCACCGACGTCCCCGCCAGCTTTGCCGATGCGCATCGCGTGTCGGGCAATGCTCTGGCTCAGCTGGGCGCGATCGTGGTGATGATCGACGGGCGCGGCACATCGCGGCGCGGGCAAGCCTTCCGCCTGCCCGCCTTCCAGAATCTGGGCGAGGTGGGGCTGGACGATCATATCGCGCTGATCCGCCAGATGGCGGCGCGCTATCCCTATATCGATACCAGCCGCGTGGGCGTCTATGGCGGCTCGGCGGGGGGCTATGATGCGGCGCGCTTCATGCTGCGCCGGCCGGAGTTCTTCAAGGTGGGCATCGCATCCTCAGGCAATCACGAATTGCGGCTGGACAAGGCATGGTGGCCAGAGGTCTCCATGGGGCTGGCCGACGATGCGACGTGGGAGCGCAAATCCAACCTGTCAGTGGCGGGGAACCTCAAGGGCAAGCTGCTGCTGGTCCATGGCGATATTGACGACAATGTGCCAATCACCGCCAGTTTCCGGCTGGAAAAGGCACTGATCGATGCCGGAAAGGATGTGGACATGGTGGTGCTGCCCAACACCCGCCATGCCGTCTACCAGCCTTATTACTGGAAGAAATTCCTCGATTATTTCACGCTGAACCTGCTGGGCGAAACGCCGCCCGCCCTGCCCTACACGCCAACCGCGAGCCATTCATGA
- a CDS encoding DUF885 domain-containing protein, translated as MNRRDMMQSGAAASALAMLTRLGTARAQTVTTSAEDQRLAALFDAMMKQALDRSPETVTTLGLDKGPRLAAKSKLDDRSLAAWQSDKKQTAAWLAALHRIDVAKLTGLNRWNHASVLFSTQVQDDIYRNFATVGTPYAVTQLTGCYQQVPDFLDSQHTIETAEDAKAYLARLDGFATALDQESEQVRHDVALGVIPPDFILVKALIQLKVLHDAPADQANLVQSLVRRTAAKGIAGDWQARAGTIYTSRVQPALGRQIALLESLQPKAVHTAGVARLPKGAEIYRTMLLSYTTSTMGPEEIHRTGLELIEKQSAQIDAILSAQGLSQGSVGQRLRKLYDDPQYRYPNTDPGKEALIADLNKLVVKMQARLPEWFGTLPKTPLTIRRVPKATEAGAPGGYYQSGSLDGTRPGAYYINLRDTSEVPRWTLPTLTYHEGIPGHHLQGTLALEAGLPDIRKVQFFSGYGEGWALYAEELAVEMGAYADDPLGHVGQLHDAMFRAVRLVVDSGMHAMGWSREKAIAFFTDTIGDPETMATTEVERYCIWPGQACSYMLGKLDWLRLREKAKTALGARFDIRKFHDAGLLPGAMPLTVLDQCIDAYIAEESGKR; from the coding sequence ATGAACCGTCGAGACATGATGCAATCGGGCGCCGCCGCTTCGGCGCTGGCCATGCTGACCCGCCTGGGCACCGCCCGCGCCCAGACCGTCACCACCAGCGCGGAAGACCAGCGGCTGGCTGCCCTCTTCGATGCCATGATGAAGCAGGCGCTCGACCGCTCGCCCGAGACGGTCACCACGCTGGGGCTGGACAAGGGCCCAAGGCTGGCGGCCAAGAGCAAGTTGGATGACCGCTCGCTGGCCGCCTGGCAAAGCGACAAGAAGCAGACCGCCGCATGGCTGGCCGCGCTGCACCGCATCGATGTGGCCAAGCTGACCGGGCTCAACCGCTGGAACCACGCCAGCGTGCTGTTCTCCACGCAGGTACAGGACGATATCTATCGCAATTTCGCCACCGTCGGCACGCCCTATGCCGTCACCCAGCTGACCGGCTGCTACCAGCAGGTGCCCGACTTCCTCGACAGCCAGCACACCATCGAGACTGCCGAGGACGCCAAGGCCTATCTGGCGCGACTGGATGGTTTTGCCACCGCGCTCGATCAGGAAAGCGAGCAGGTGCGCCATGACGTGGCGCTGGGGGTGATCCCGCCCGATTTCATTCTGGTCAAGGCGCTGATCCAGCTCAAGGTGCTGCATGATGCTCCGGCCGATCAGGCCAATCTGGTGCAGTCGCTGGTGCGGCGCACGGCGGCCAAGGGCATCGCCGGGGATTGGCAGGCCCGCGCCGGAACCATTTACACCAGCCGCGTGCAGCCCGCGCTGGGCCGCCAGATCGCTCTGCTGGAAAGCCTGCAACCCAAGGCCGTCCATACGGCAGGCGTGGCGCGTCTGCCCAAGGGTGCGGAAATCTACCGCACCATGCTGCTCTCCTACACCACCAGCACCATGGGCCCCGAAGAAATCCACCGCACCGGGCTGGAGCTGATCGAGAAGCAGAGCGCCCAGATCGACGCCATCCTGTCGGCTCAGGGCCTGTCGCAGGGCAGCGTCGGCCAGCGGCTGCGCAAGCTCTATGACGATCCGCAGTACCGCTATCCCAACACCGATCCGGGCAAGGAAGCGCTGATCGCCGACCTCAACAAGCTGGTCGTCAAGATGCAGGCCCGCCTGCCCGAATGGTTCGGCACCCTGCCCAAGACGCCGCTGACCATCCGCCGCGTGCCCAAGGCCACCGAGGCCGGCGCCCCGGGCGGCTATTACCAGAGCGGCTCGCTCGATGGCACGCGCCCCGGCGCCTATTACATCAACCTGCGCGATACCTCCGAAGTGCCGCGCTGGACCCTGCCCACGCTGACCTATCACGAGGGCATCCCCGGCCACCATCTGCAAGGCACGCTGGCGCTGGAAGCGGGCCTGCCCGACATCCGCAAGGTGCAGTTCTTCTCCGGCTATGGCGAAGGCTGGGCGCTTTATGCCGAGGAGCTGGCTGTCGAGATGGGCGCCTATGCCGACGACCCGCTGGGCCATGTCGGCCAGCTGCATGATGCCATGTTCCGCGCGGTGCGTCTGGTGGTGGACAGCGGCATGCACGCCATGGGTTGGAGCCGCGAGAAGGCCATCGCTTTCTTCACCGACACCATCGGCGATCCGGAGACCATGGCCACCACCGAGGTCGAGCGTTACTGCATCTGGCCGGGTCAGGCCTGCAGCTATATGCTGGGCAAGCTGGACTGGCTGCGCCTGCGCGAGAAGGCGAAGACCGCGCTTGGCGCCCGCTTTGACATCCGCAAGTTCCATGATGCGGGTCTGTTGCCCGGCGCCATGCCGCTGACCGTGCTGGATCAATGCATCGATGCCTATATCGCAGAGGAAAGCGGCAAGCGCTGA
- a CDS encoding glycoside hydrolase family 127 protein: MKTTRREWMAGTAVTALVGGRALATAPVRGLGKVRSLPLRDVRLLPSDYARAVEVNRLYLLSLSPDRFLHNFRKYAGLEPKAPIYGGWESDTIAGHSLGHYMSALVLMWQQTGDAECRRRADYIVEELALVQAHRAGGKGGGYVGGLGRKTREGQIVDGEVIFHEVMAGDIRSGGFDLNGSWSPLYTVHKVFAGLLDVHEAWGNARALQVALGLGAYFKRMFDALNDAQMQAVLGCEYGGLNESYAELYARTGDAQWLAVAVRVHDRRVLDPLVAQEDKLANFHANTQVPKLIGLARIHELNGTPEPARAAQFFWNAVTQHHSYVIGGNADREYFSEPDTLADHITEQTCEHCNSYNMLKLTRHLYGWQPDGALFDYYERTHLNHVMAAQDPSNGGFTYMTPLMSGAARGYSQPDEEAFWCCVGSGMESHAKHGDSIFWEDGHTLFVNLYIPAQAQWAARGVRLRLETRYPYEPDTSLTLEKVGKAAHFALALRVPGWAQGKALVAVNGATVVPVLRHGYAVVERMWKVGDRVSLVLPLDLRLEAVPGAPDTVAVLRGPMVMAADLGPTEVEWTGVDPAMVGEAPLAAFRPMVSDRPRFATQGVLRPANYAFVPFYSQYERRSAVYFKRFSEAAWKTEEAGFLADQAKARDIAARSVDVMHLGEMQPERDHGLTSDLSYPLSYRGKNGRDARGGGYFDFAMKVKPGPLVLQATYWGSERKRSFDILVDGVKIVTATIDNDRPSKFFDAEYPIPEALTKGKTSVKIRFEAHDRETAGPVFGVRIFTQAPS; this comes from the coding sequence ATGAAAACGACCCGCCGCGAATGGATGGCCGGCACGGCGGTAACCGCTTTGGTGGGAGGGCGCGCTTTGGCCACCGCCCCGGTGCGGGGGCTTGGCAAGGTGCGCTCTCTGCCCTTGCGCGATGTGCGGCTGCTGCCATCCGACTATGCCCGCGCGGTGGAGGTCAACCGGCTCTATCTGCTGTCGCTCAGTCCTGACCGTTTTCTGCACAATTTCCGCAAATATGCCGGGCTGGAGCCCAAGGCGCCGATCTATGGCGGCTGGGAAAGCGACACGATCGCGGGTCATTCGCTGGGGCATTATATGTCGGCGCTGGTGCTGATGTGGCAGCAGACCGGCGATGCCGAATGCCGCCGCCGCGCCGATTACATTGTCGAGGAGCTGGCGCTGGTTCAGGCGCATCGGGCCGGCGGCAAAGGTGGCGGCTATGTCGGCGGGCTGGGGCGCAAGACCAGGGAGGGCCAGATCGTCGATGGTGAGGTGATCTTCCATGAGGTGATGGCCGGGGACATTCGCTCGGGCGGGTTCGATCTCAACGGTTCGTGGTCGCCGCTCTATACGGTGCACAAGGTGTTTGCCGGGCTGCTCGATGTGCATGAGGCCTGGGGCAATGCCCGCGCGCTTCAGGTGGCATTGGGGCTGGGCGCCTATTTCAAGCGCATGTTCGATGCGCTGAATGACGCGCAGATGCAGGCGGTGCTGGGCTGCGAATATGGCGGCCTCAACGAAAGCTATGCCGAGCTTTATGCCCGCACGGGCGATGCGCAATGGCTGGCCGTGGCGGTGCGCGTCCATGACCGGCGCGTGCTGGACCCGCTGGTGGCGCAGGAGGACAAGCTCGCCAATTTCCATGCCAACACGCAGGTGCCCAAGCTGATCGGTCTGGCACGCATCCATGAGCTGAACGGCACACCCGAACCGGCGCGCGCCGCGCAGTTCTTCTGGAATGCGGTGACGCAGCATCACTCCTATGTCATTGGCGGCAATGCGGATCGCGAATATTTCTCCGAGCCCGACACGCTGGCGGATCACATCACCGAGCAGACCTGCGAACATTGCAACAGCTACAACATGCTCAAGCTGACACGGCATCTCTATGGCTGGCAGCCTGATGGCGCGTTGTTCGATTATTATGAGCGGACGCATCTCAACCATGTGATGGCGGCGCAAGATCCTTCCAACGGTGGCTTCACCTATATGACGCCGCTGATGAGCGGCGCCGCGCGTGGCTATTCGCAGCCGGATGAGGAAGCTTTCTGGTGCTGTGTCGGTTCGGGCATGGAAAGCCACGCCAAGCATGGCGATTCCATCTTCTGGGAGGATGGGCACACGCTTTTCGTCAATCTCTACATCCCGGCGCAGGCGCAATGGGCGGCGCGTGGTGTTCGTCTGCGGCTGGAAACGCGTTACCCCTATGAGCCCGACACCAGCCTGACGCTGGAAAAGGTGGGGAAGGCGGCGCATTTTGCTCTGGCGCTGCGCGTGCCGGGCTGGGCGCAGGGCAAGGCACTGGTGGCGGTGAATGGCGCCACGGTGGTGCCGGTGTTGCGCCATGGCTATGCCGTGGTGGAGCGGATGTGGAAGGTCGGGGATCGCGTGTCGCTGGTGCTCCCGCTCGACTTGCGGCTGGAGGCGGTGCCGGGCGCGCCCGATACGGTGGCGGTGCTGCGCGGGCCGATGGTGATGGCCGCCGATCTGGGGCCGACTGAGGTGGAATGGACCGGCGTCGATCCCGCCATGGTCGGTGAGGCGCCGCTGGCCGCCTTTCGACCCATGGTGTCGGACCGTCCGCGCTTTGCCACGCAGGGCGTGCTGCGCCCGGCCAACTATGCCTTCGTGCCTTTCTACAGTCAGTATGAACGGCGCAGCGCGGTCTATTTCAAGCGCTTCAGCGAGGCGGCGTGGAAGACCGAGGAGGCCGGTTTCCTCGCCGATCAGGCGAAGGCGCGCGACATTGCCGCGCGTTCGGTTGATGTGATGCATCTGGGCGAAATGCAGCCCGAGCGTGACCATGGGCTGACCTCCGACTTGTCCTATCCGCTGAGCTATCGCGGCAAGAACGGGCGCGATGCGCGCGGCGGCGGCTATTTCGATTTCGCGATGAAGGTGAAGCCGGGGCCGCTTGTCTTGCAGGCCACCTATTGGGGCAGCGAGCGCAAGCGCAGTTTCGATATTCTGGTGGATGGGGTGAAGATTGTCACCGCCACGATCGACAATGATCGGCCAAGCAAGTTTTTCGACGCCGAATATCCCATTCCCGAGGCGCTGACCAAGGGCAAGACCAGCGTGAAGATCCGCTTTGAGGCCCATGATCGCGAGACAGCAGGGCCGGTCTTCGGCGTGAGGATTTTCACTCAGGCACCATCCTGA
- a CDS encoding DUF5695 domain-containing protein, with product MPFLRNLPLLALLVTLAPMVHADEDAPKPAAKVYPPIATRVIHAGGFTLALRSDTQTLARLSPDGEAGFDFVPGGREAERAGDGFNHIGDLHLRLRQEGGPWQDFASQHQRKPITPLPTRAGELAAADISATLGAGLPLKVERRWAVEKGTLALRFTLTNTGKAPVEIGALGMPMVFDNIILDRDLDQAHSQASFVDPYIGRDAGYLQVTRLNGAGPALVVMPEKGTPLEAYKPLMQEGRHSGEDIFTEKSPRTQVSEGFYDWTVASKGFAEKEWTKAGEQWNVPTSITLSPGQSRSFGLRFALSPSIRGIEGTLAAHGRPVAVGIPGYVLPTDQTASLFLKSPSPVRSFAASPAGALTVTPDGTGKGWARYAMRAQGWGPARLSVTYADGQVQTISYDITKPLDQVAADLGHFATTSQWFEGKGDPFHRSPAILTYDREENHLLTQDSRVWVAGMSDEGGAGSWVAAMVKQLDNPNPEEVAKLERLVNETVLGHLQVAEGEHAGAVRKSLFYYDPKDFPDYYDPKIDWRSWTSWSKKDSEDIGRSYNYPHVAIGHWVLYRLARNNSGLVKQHDWRFYLDRAYRTATAMMRDAPYYAQFGQMEGDVFLDILKDLKREGMTTEATEMERLMKERADHWRSLKYPFGSEMAWDSTGQPEVYAWMRYFGYDKQAEETSEVILGYDPAIPSWGYNGNARRYWDFLYGGKVSRIERQIHHYGSALNAVPLFDAYRRHPGDLHLLRVAYGGMMGGITNIDQQGFGSAAFHSWPDMMRWDALTGDYGMGFYGHAIAAGTYLVKDPTFGWLSFGGDLKREDGAVTITPKDGARRRLFIAPAGLWITLEAGRIASARYTPADGAITLTLDPVTPEDKAARVFIESTAPGAAPYTAPGQLERGGYTVALGAAPTVLHLTR from the coding sequence ATGCCCTTCTTGCGCAACCTGCCGCTACTGGCCCTGCTGGTCACGCTTGCCCCGATGGTTCATGCCGATGAGGACGCGCCCAAGCCTGCCGCCAAGGTCTATCCGCCCATCGCGACGCGCGTGATCCATGCAGGCGGCTTCACACTGGCACTGCGCAGCGATACGCAGACGCTGGCGCGGCTCTCCCCGGATGGCGAGGCCGGTTTCGATTTCGTCCCTGGCGGGCGTGAGGCCGAGCGCGCGGGCGATGGCTTCAACCATATCGGCGACCTTCATCTGCGGCTGAGGCAGGAAGGCGGCCCATGGCAGGATTTCGCCAGCCAGCATCAGCGCAAACCGATCACCCCGCTGCCCACGCGCGCAGGCGAACTGGCCGCCGCCGATATCTCCGCCACGCTGGGCGCGGGCCTGCCGCTGAAGGTGGAGCGCCGCTGGGCGGTTGAGAAAGGCACGCTGGCCCTGCGCTTCACGCTCACCAACACCGGCAAGGCGCCGGTGGAGATCGGCGCGCTGGGCATGCCCATGGTGTTCGACAACATCATCCTCGACCGCGATCTGGATCAGGCGCACAGCCAGGCCAGTTTCGTCGATCCCTATATCGGGCGCGATGCGGGCTATCTGCAGGTCACGCGGCTGAACGGTGCGGGCCCTGCTCTGGTGGTCATGCCCGAGAAGGGCACCCCGCTGGAGGCCTACAAGCCGCTGATGCAGGAAGGACGCCACAGCGGCGAGGATATCTTCACCGAAAAGAGCCCACGCACACAGGTCAGCGAGGGCTTCTATGACTGGACCGTCGCCAGCAAAGGCTTTGCCGAAAAGGAATGGACCAAGGCGGGCGAGCAGTGGAACGTGCCCACCAGCATCACGCTGAGCCCCGGCCAGAGCCGCAGCTTCGGCCTACGTTTCGCGCTCTCGCCCTCCATCCGCGGCATTGAGGGCACGCTGGCCGCGCATGGCCGCCCGGTGGCCGTTGGCATCCCCGGCTATGTGCTGCCCACCGACCAGACCGCCAGCCTGTTCCTGAAATCGCCCAGCCCGGTCAGGAGCTTCGCCGCCAGCCCGGCAGGCGCCCTGACCGTCACACCCGATGGCACCGGCAAAGGCTGGGCCCGCTATGCCATGCGCGCGCAGGGTTGGGGGCCAGCGCGCCTGTCGGTCACCTATGCCGATGGGCAGGTGCAGACGATCAGCTATGACATCACCAAGCCTCTGGATCAGGTAGCCGCCGATCTGGGCCATTTCGCCACCACCAGCCAGTGGTTCGAGGGCAAGGGCGATCCCTTCCACCGCTCCCCCGCGATCCTGACCTATGACCGCGAGGAAAACCATCTCCTCACGCAAGACAGCCGCGTCTGGGTGGCGGGGATGAGCGATGAGGGCGGCGCGGGCAGCTGGGTGGCCGCCATGGTCAAGCAGCTCGACAATCCGAACCCGGAGGAAGTGGCCAAGCTGGAGCGGCTGGTCAATGAAACCGTGCTGGGCCATCTGCAGGTGGCAGAAGGCGAGCATGCCGGCGCCGTGCGCAAGAGCCTGTTCTATTACGACCCCAAGGACTTCCCCGATTATTACGATCCGAAGATCGACTGGCGCAGCTGGACCTCATGGTCGAAGAAGGATTCCGAGGACATCGGGCGCTCCTACAACTATCCCCATGTGGCGATCGGGCACTGGGTGCTTTACCGTCTGGCGCGCAACAACAGCGGGCTGGTCAAACAGCATGACTGGCGTTTCTACCTCGATCGGGCCTACCGCACCGCCACCGCCATGATGCGCGACGCGCCTTATTACGCGCAATTCGGCCAGATGGAGGGCGATGTCTTCCTCGATATCCTGAAAGACCTGAAGCGCGAGGGCATGACCACCGAGGCGACCGAGATGGAACGCCTGATGAAGGAACGCGCCGACCATTGGCGCAGCCTGAAATATCCCTTCGGCAGCGAGATGGCGTGGGATTCCACGGGCCAGCCCGAAGTCTACGCCTGGATGCGCTACTTCGGCTATGACAAGCAGGCGGAGGAAACCAGCGAGGTGATCCTCGGCTATGATCCCGCCATCCCCAGCTGGGGCTATAACGGCAATGCGCGGCGCTATTGGGACTTCCTCTATGGCGGCAAGGTCTCGCGCATCGAGCGGCAGATCCATCATTACGGCTCGGCGCTCAATGCCGTGCCGCTGTTTGACGCCTATCGGCGCCACCCGGGCGATCTGCATCTGCTGCGCGTGGCCTATGGCGGCATGATGGGCGGCATCACCAACATCGACCAGCAGGGCTTCGGCTCGGCGGCCTTCCACAGCTGGCCCGACATGATGCGCTGGGATGCGCTGACGGGCGACTATGGCATGGGCTTTTACGGCCATGCCATCGCGGCGGGCACCTATCTGGTGAAGGACCCGACCTTCGGCTGGCTGTCCTTCGGCGGCGATCTGAAGCGAGAGGATGGCGCCGTCACCATCACCCCCAAAGATGGTGCGCGCAGACGCCTGTTTATCGCCCCCGCCGGCCTGTGGATCACGCTGGAGGCCGGGCGCATCGCCAGCGCCCGCTATACGCCCGCCGATGGTGCGATCACCCTCACCCTCGACCCGGTGACGCCGGAGGACAAGGCTGCCCGGGTGTTCATCGAGAGCACCGCGCCGGGGGCCGCGCCTTACACCGCCCCCGGCCAGTTGGAGCGGGGCGGCTACACCGTGGCGCTGGGCGCAGCACCGACCGTGCTGCATCTCACCAGATAA